Below is a genomic region from Gigantopelta aegis isolate Gae_Host chromosome 1, Gae_host_genome, whole genome shotgun sequence.
tctcctacctttaattactgtttgatttcctccaaagtttgtccagacagaaatcttgaaaaaacccattacaatgacatggattccacataccagatgataactatgtcacctatatcgacttcgccgagagcgcatagggcaaacagcatgtcattttgtgccagctgccattttgactttttatggaatattcttcaagaggggtgaaaggataggacttaatctaatgacgtcataacatgttatgatataaaagcaaacgtgatgacgtcatgttatttattattattttttattattattattattaaaaaaaaattaatgataccactagagatcattaatttcatattaattgtgtcacatactttggaggctttcacccctcttgaagagtattccataaacaagaaacatggcagacggcagaaaactgcatgtatttttccctatgcaatctcaacAAAGAtgatatcggcgacatcgttgcagtctcgtgtgtggaatctgtatatttgtagtgagtttggaggaaatctaacggcaattaaaggcaggagagtaattttttgtagttgttaacaatttggttcggacaataggctAGAGATTACAGGGCAAACGTTTTTCCTTGAAATGATATTTCACAATCCATTTTGAACAATTTCTATTATGAAATACTTCGAATACTGACATGCCTTCGACACTCTACATCTCATCAATCAATATATGGAAAGAATATGTTTAAtggaataaacattaaaaactggACAATCAATTATTCAATTTTAACTATTGTATTTAAATTTCATAtccaaatatttgaaaataggATGGCTTCAGTGGAACAATTTTCATTgtataatataggcctacagAAGTAGTGAGACATATCGGCTTGATGAAAATTATGCTGCAGAAGATGGCTTCATGGGTTAATCAGAATAATCTCCATtacctttcttttattttaaaattacactaaatgcatttttcttttttaaatacgtAATTCAAATGATAAAACCCCATtacaaatgaaatgatttttttaataatcaaacATTGTCATAAACAAATGTTAcatgttgaatatatatatatatatatctaaacaAGAAGAATTACATCACCTCTTCTTCTTTGGTAATGCCTACTTTTATTTACAAGAGCACCCAGGGTCATGCTATTCAGTTCAATAAATGGTTCTATATTGACGTGTATTTTTACCttgcaattatttaaaaatttcctCCATAGTAGAATAAAAGTTGTTATTTTAAGTTGGTCAACTTTCAAATCATAACATTTTTACTTCAAAACGGGGggacaaattgttttaatacatttttgttttggctTTGGGGAGATATGATTTTGATTGTCACAGATGATCAAGATGTGTGCGCTTTAACAATCATTGTttcctttaattattaaatcaaattaaagtCAGCTGGACAACATGTCAGCTGAGAATCTAAGGTTGAGAAATATCTTCTCCAATTTATGACATACTAGGTTTTCCAGCATCAAGTATTTCTGGCATAGCACTGTACGCACACTACTATCAACACTTTGGTATGTCTCATCCATGTGAATATTTTCGTTCACTGGATAAAAAATCCTTTAGTACAGACGAACAGGTCTCAGTACTTGAGTTGAATATTTTCGTTGGTAAATGGACAACATACTTCATGGAAGACTTCCAGTTATTCTGCTGAATTTTGTAATCATTAACTGGACAAAGCTTCAGGCAAGATTTTCCATTTCTTCTGCTGAATATTGTGGTCATTAACTGGACAAAACTTCAGGCCACATTTTTCCAGTTCTTCTGCTGAGTATTGTTGTCATTAATTGGACAAAGCTTCAGGCGAGATTTTCCAATTCTTCTGCTGAATATTGTAGTCATTAACTGGACAAAACTTCTGGTGAGATTTTCCAATTCTTCTGCTGAATATTGCAGTCATTAACTGGACAAAGCTTCAGGCGAGATTTTCCACTTCTCTTGCTGAATATTGTAATCCTTAACTGGACAAAGCTTCAGGCGAGATTTTTCAGTTCTTGTGCTGAATATTGTAGTCATTAACTGGACAAAGCTTCTTTGCACGTTTTGTGTCTATTGTGAATGTTGTTCATGAGTGAGCTATATTTCAGTTTTGACAGTTTGAACAACTCACACATTCAACATGGTAATGACAAGCACAGACAGAGATCATTTGCATAGATATTATCACTTGGTCCCTCAGATGTCCAATGAGGTTTCTAGTGTGTAATTCTCTCCATGTATAATACGGTAGGTATTCTATATCTAACTGTCAAGATGtattttattggggttttttcccctTATACACTATGGTAGGTATTCTATATCTGTcagatgtatttattttttcccATTGTACACTATGGTTGGTATTCTATATCAAATTATCAGATGTATTTAATTAGGGGTTTTTTTCCCTTGTATGATATGATAGGTATtcaatatcaaatgtatttgttattttccccccatttaaaatacatgtaggaATTCTATATGAGCTTGATGGATGTATTTAAGTGTTCTTTTTTCCAGTGTACAATATGATAGGTATTCTATGTCAAACATATCAAATGTGTTTAacatttctgttgtttttttcccatGCTGATATGGTAAGTATTCTATATCAACTTAACAGATGTATTTAAGTGTTCTTTTTTCACCATGTACAATACAGTAGGTATTATATATTAACTTGTCAGATGTTCTTAACTATTCTTTTATTTCCAAACATGATATGGTAGGTATTCTATatcattgtttatattatcaacTTGTCAAGATGTATTTAACTGATGTTTTTTCCCCCATATGTCATAGAGTAAGTACTCCATATATTAACTTATGCTTATTTTCAATGTATGATATGGTAAATATTCTATATCACCCTgtcaaatgtattaaacaaacagTTCCTTTTCAATTCTATATCATCCGTTtaccttctttctttttttttcgatgttaaaaataatcatacatttttttaatctctatcttttataacttaaaaaaaaaaaaatggagaaCAAATCAAACTGACAGATAAGaaaaattctgaatcaaaagttttatataaaatgaataTACTACTTGTAGTGTTAAATATTCAGAAAGTGGAGCTTGTTGTTACAAAACAAATTGGTCTTGTTCATCAAAACGTTAACAATACCAGACAAAAGTTACAAGAAAACAGCACAATTTACAAATACTTGAAAACAGAGCTCATGAGCTACATTGTCTAAAATCAAGTTGAATCAAATATTTCTATTGTTGTGTATatcttctatatatatatacatatatatatatatatatatatatgtatgtatatatggcCTTGCATTTCAAACAACACACTGTCtcagcaaaattaaaagttaaaaaaacttgttttgtttaatgacaccactagagcatattgatttattaatcaccagctattgaatgtcaaacatttggtaatgtttacatatagtcttagagaggaatgaatgaatgaatgtttaacgccaccccagcacagaaatacacatcagctattgggtgtcacaaatggttctgagagaggaaacctggtacatatttccattagtagcaagggattattttatatgcaccatctcacagacaggacagcacataccacagcctttgagttgtagtgcactggctataacAAGAAAACTAGTCCCAATGgaaaaacttattttaaatacattttatgtgaaGCTTCATGTGACTGCTCACCTGAAATCATATTTCAGAAGAAACATCTTTAGCATGCCTTGATTTGGCACAATGACGAAAACTTAATGCCgaggaaaatgtattttgtgttttaaatgcTACTACATGTACCATTATCTTCTCACAATAATGTGCatcataaattttttttaatctgacaTTAAACAATTTTACTTCTGCTTTAACATTGAATGATTTTGTGAACAGCACGACCTGATATACACCAACAACAGAAACAGAAATAGTCAAATACTTTAACATGGTGATCATTATCCATTGATGTGATGTCTATTCAAATTCAGGCATAAACCcatgaaattaattatttttgattGCAAATGTAACAAAATTGCCAACCAATATCAGATCCAGttgtatgcatgtgtttgtgtttgtgtgtgtgtgtatgtgtgtgaacaAGTTGTTTACcgtcacatttttaaaaaactagtCTCAACAAGAAACTATGACGTTCAAAATAATGGACCAATCAAAAGCAAATGGATTGCAAATATCTTCTGATTGATctattatttaatttagtttcaaagtttgttttaaaaagaaccCAACTATGTGCCTGcaaacaaaaatgaattattGAAATTTCCTGTGATATTGCCTCTGATAATAATGAGGTACGTTTTTGTTAAATTTCCTTTAATATTGCCTCTGATGATAAGAGGTACTTTTTTGTTAACTTTCCTGTAATATTGCCTCTGATGATTAAAGGTATTTTTTTGTGAAATTTTCTTTAACATTGCCTCTGATAATAAGAGGTACTTTTTTGTGTGAATCCAACATTATTACCAAAAAAACCTTGTACCTGAATTTGAAAAGAAATCAAGCTGACACATGTGAACTGTATTTTGAGATCAGTTTGAACAGTAATCATTGCTAGGGATTCATACAGGAACCATTTaacaattacataatgcaaACTCAGCAAATTTTTTACCTTCCTCTTATCCCTATAATGCTTCTTAACAAGTATTTTGAAGGAAAGCAATACAATGCATACTCACTCTTAGTTTACAAGCATTATGTAATTGATGAATAGCCCTGTACCACATTTTGAAttctaatttatatatagtagactttaaaatttgatttcacacaaatacaaacatgtCACAACTTGTATTTTGATATAAGACTGATAATTGGTCTATGTTCACTAACTATAAACAGGTTTAGGTGTGTCACTACAAACTGGATTGGGGGTAAAATTATTTCTTCAGTTTTTTTGCCGTTCTTAACTttgaaaaaatgaaatattaacagTAGAACTGATGTGGATGAGAAAAATGCTTACTTCTCTCCCAACCCCCACCCAGtcaaaaaaaggaagaaaactcacaatataacaatttttaatgtattattcaaAACATTTACAAGATGAAGTTAtcagattatatatatttttgtaaaccaGTTTTCAAGTCTTtatcaaaatacattgtacatgtacacgGAGTTCCTctttaaatatggtatttttCAACCATAGAGAGCAGTAGGTAAGAGTATTCAATTAAATAGTTACCTGCTAGACCACCAGACTGTTTACCTAACATTACAAACAATCGTATTTccaataattaaagttaataaactatttaaatggAGCTTAACCGgaaaaaagaacaacaataaaaattcaaaacaaatgaaaaaacagaaacatttaTCAAACACACAACAATCATGTCACTAAACGTAAAAcctgatgtttttattttaaaaaggaaaactgttattaacatcCTTATTATTATGTTATCCGGAAAAAAATCCTTGTAGATAACAATCACTCAAAAGCCCAGTCTGTTCCCAAAAAACTAGCCTATATGAGGCTATAAAGAAAAGTATAAATAGAAAATGATCCTAACTCAACCCATGTTTTTAAAACCTAAATGACCTCTTCAATCCATGTACATCTAACACACAATCCATGGTATGCTCCTCACAAACCATGACACCTAAAATATCTCAAGTTCATGTCTCTAAATCCTAAATGTTCCCTTCAATCCACGTACATCTAACACACAATCCATGGTATACTCCTCACAAACTACACACCCCTGAAGTCTCTTGAGTTCACGTCTCTAACAAATAAATGCTGTGAAACTCGGCTGTAAATCCAACATATCACTAAAACGTGATGATTCTAATCTTGTGTAGTCTATCCTCCATTATGTCTATATCCATTCCCCATCCATTCCCCTCCTCCCACTCAAAATACATGATCTTTAAGACAACACAACTCTCCCGTTCCATCTATATTCAACCCCCATCCATGCCTCCCAATACATGATCCCTAACCCCACATAACCCCTCCCCTTCCATCTATATTCATCCCCATCCATGTCACTAAAAACATATTCCTACAATGCAAAAGGTCCTTAATTTCAATGTAACTCCATATTTTATCCCTAAAAAGCGAAAAGACCCCCAAAATTCACAAATGCCTCTCTTCTCCATCAATATTCAGTACCCTTCTTGTATCCCTAAAATGTAATTTCATATAATTTATCCATCCCATAAATATATTCTGAAGCCGTCACATGTGCCTAAAGAGTAAAAGATCCCCAACCTGAGGTAACCCTTTCATTCTAGCGGTATATAATActaaccccccaaaaaatgaaaaacaaaaggaTTCAAACACTTGTGCACATTGGTCTCtcgtcaacaataaataaacttaaaattaacaaactatGATACacatatgtcacaatgacccagttttattttattttttacatatatgtttAGCATTAaagttgtaaaacatttttcagatttagttaaaaatttaatttttctaaaCTATGCgctacaaagaaaaacaaaaaacaaacaaaccaagaacaaaaataaaacaaaacaaaaaaaccctccaaaaacaaccccaaaccaAACCACAACTTAAATACGTAACTCAAATgtctgaaatataaaaatagtcaAATACGTAAAGGTGGCCTAGTTTGACAAAAATTATGGGATACATTGTACCTTAAATGCTGCTTAGaaagttttatttgtatttgtcatAGTTGGAACAGAATTATAAACAGGGCTAACACTAAACACATATCGCTCTGTATAATGGTTCATTTATAGGACACTTTTAAAGGTCCGTGAAGCATTTTTAACAGTGTCCAAACTcatatgaaacaaaacaaaacctagtCGGCATGTGGGCCAATCTCTGTTAAACATTGCTGGATACAGTTCGATAAATGGACCATTTACAGAGATGTGTGTTactagcttaaagggacgatcctgagtttacaaccattgtaacatatttccaaataataaatcatttgtaacaaatataCATTCATCTTGAATACAGATTATtggttagaatatcagtttttgtatatcaaatgtcttTCTTATTGTCCCAATGTCTGTATTACCTCATTTTACTTCTCCAcatttgtatgtacaaaattatttgatggTAAAATGTAGTTTTGGGCCACTACAAACATTACGACGACAAGACAGACtttgaatatacacacactgacatttaatgtatttaatacgtaatCTTAGTTGTTAGAAAACGCTGTTAGTCAATAACGTGTTACAATGgatgcaaactcaggacagtccatTTACCCACAAAACATAAAACTGAGTTGTGAGTTAAGCCGTTTTGTTTTTAGAGAGgcaatctaaaaaaaaaaatgtgcaaaaaACATAAAGAAATGACAGCAATAATAAGAATGAAAAAATTGGGCACAAATGGTTTGATGATGTAAATCCCTGCAATATATAAAATAGAGTGTGGCCCATCTCACGTGACCGAGTGTATGGTTCAGGACAACCTGACACCCCCTGCCAGTGAGATGGACTGACCTCTGCCTGTGACAAATCAACAAAGATGATTGGCTGCCATGTTGGACTGTACACTTGTCATCATGCACGCTGCTTGCTCAGTTTCTCTGCCTGGTAATCATGATAACTAACAGTAATTTTTTCACTACGATATCGTGTTAGTCGTATACTTTTTCTCACTTCGTGAGTTATGGGTCCCTTAAAACCTCCTTTGTGCAGAAGTGAGTCTATCGTTTGAATACGATCCCAACCTGAAAagaaaattttacagtttttaataagccataaatagaagaaaaaaaacctaaattgtTCTAAATGTGCCAAAAAACCTTTTCAGAAACAGTCCACAAATTTcggattccccccccccccccatgtccaTTTAATtgcctgtttttttttaaaaactggaaATCATATAATTTTAcaatgttattaattaaaataattgtagattttgtttaaaaaacttCTAGGTACAGAATCAACTACAATAAGAAATCCAAATGTCCAAACCAGTGATGAGTTTGTTATTAAATTCCTTCTTTGTCTTGAGAGCACTTAGCTTACCTTGTTCTACTGCCACTTCTGGGAGATATGTGGCAGTTTTTTTGTGACCTTTTTCATTCACAAACTCTATCCTAATGCCATGAATGCCCACCTGAAGTGAAAGACATGTCAAGTTGAGCATTCTAAGAATAACTATAACAGGTTAAAACCTAAATTGTCGTCCTTCcacttaaatatatttcatcacTATCAAGTGCAGAtaatgagttttaaaaaaattcttaaaactaatttaatttgaaatttgTTAATGTTATGTTGCAACCAAGAGCAAATCCTGATTGTAATAAAttcttaaaacattaaataatttctCTTCAACTGCAAACTAAAATTTAAATCTTATCTAATGCTATCAAAAACTTTaattcttttaaatttaaactagtTTTATTGTTATAGAACTAagaatactactactactttaatTAAACAAGGATTTAATATTTGTTGCTACTGCAGGGCTCAAAATTACAGCTTGTGAAATGCCTGAGGTTTTAGAAATGAACCCAAAAAGCAATCCATTGTAAGACCCAACAGGCTAAATCATCTAAAAAACAtacttttaaagaaagaaagaaatgttttatttaacgacacactcaacacattttatttacggttatatggcatcagacatatggttaaggaccacacagattttgagaggaaacctgctgtcaccactacatgggctactctttctgattagcagcaagggatcttttatttgcacttcccacaggcaggatagcacaaaccatggcatttgttgcaccagttatggatcactggtctgtgcaagtggtttacccatcgagccttgcggagcactcactcagggtttggagtcggtatctggattaaaaatcccatgcctcaactgggatccgaacccagtacctaccagcctataaacggatggcttaatcacgacgccactgaggccggtcgtcatactttttaaaaactcagctgctatttagcttgtgattctgttatattttaattccataatgctctcAAAACATCTCTgaggaaggaatgaaatgttttatttaacgatgcactcaacacattttatttacggttatatggcgtcagacatatggttaaggaccacacagatgagagaggaaaccctctgtcgctactatttttgattagcggcaagggatcttttatatgcaccatgccatacacaggatagcataaaccatgacaattgatataccagtcatggtgcactggctggagcaagaaatagtccgatgggcccactgacagggatcgatcctagaccggccacgcatcgagcgagcgctgtaacactgggctgcgtcctgcCCCCATCTCAGAGGAATAAAAGGAATACTAGTTTTTCAACACTTGGTCTGGAGTATAAGAGAAAACCAACTGCAGCCACATACTTGTAGATTACTCACTTCCTACCTATTATAGTACAGATCTTTTTCAgtggcaggacagcacatacaagtgtttctgccagaaagaaatttttaggtttggcactatggaattaaatgcaaccagtcaacaggagGTATGAGGggcctccctcagaaagaaaatgggttaagtttagtgttagggttaaggaaatcatacaataatgataagagtaattaattttgtcaaaaggttaactttaaaaaccaacaaaaaaccccaacaaattggatatggcaccatacctgttttaccctctggcagaaacccagcctaatttaaaaaagaaaaagaaaattcttCCCTCAATCTGTGCTGTTTTATTGCAAGGCtatatttaggggataaccATACTGTtactttagttttattggcaACGCGTTAGTGGAGCCAATAAAACGGTAAATTTGCTactgtaaaaccaccgatatacatacgcaaatcggaaaacacagtagggttatccctattctaataaaactgtttgctggttgattttaaataggaaattgtCACATTTGTAGTAAGAATAAGCCTATAaacgtcaccagctggtgatGTCATTAGGCAGCCCATTAACAGACGATGGGTGGTCGGACAGTTAGTGGCTCGAACACagatgtgtaatttgacatatttaatctgCTATCATGATTAGATAACAGCTAATAAAGAATATGatgttcatttctgacataaaaactaaaacagTATTTAACTATTTGTGTACATAATATGAACGctacaaaaattgtatttatgacgtcattacaaaacaaccctgTTCTTCGCTTAACCTGCCAGAAAATTTGTGACCGGTATATCagtgattttaccacctgaaatATTTAGCAGCgatccaatcagattcgttcttacaaatgtgttgaattagaatttTTTCTTAGAAAGCCATATTtctcttaataataataataataataacagctgGCCATTATTTTATGtcctatttcaagccctgttaCTCGGTGCAACTAATAACTGTAATTAGgtcatgtcaggtcaggtcatagggcttaacatgCACaatcagagcaagctgttgtagtacacacctgtcatggaaatgttttatttaacgacacactcaacacattttatttatagttatatggtgtcggaatacctgtcatgggtgcaggtaaTTAACAAGTTTATGATTTAAATGAGTACCTCCCAGTCCATGCAGTCACCTGCTTCTTCGAAATGGGTTAAGATGGAGACGGAGCAGTGCAGTTTGTGGAACTCTTCCTTTAAAATCGGACTGAACCGACTGTCTTTGACAGCactggaaaacaaaattcatgAAGTTTAATCATTTTTCCTTGATAGCactggaaaacatttttttttaagtttactcATTTTTCCTTTCCTTGACAGCACTGGAAAAACTAAATTTACAGTACTTGAAAATGTGTTTGTCAATTTTACTAATTTTAATTGACAGCATTTGAAaactaaatacaatttaaataatttccTGGTCATCATTACAAAAACTAAACTAATAATTTTTACTAATTTCCTTGACAGCactggaaaacaaaattcataaaGTTTACCAATTTTCCTTGACAGTACTGGGAAACAAAATGCATCAATcctgttattttgttaaaaaacaaactgaagAGATGGAATCTTCACCTGGTCACTGCATACTCCCGAAGGCCTCCGTGTAGGCTGGTTGCAGAGAAAGTTCCAATGCAGCCTCTCAAACGACGGTCCCGGCCGATTTTCCATGTCACAAACAAAGGACTGAAAGAAAAGCATGATTGTGTTACAACAGTTATactatccctgtcccgagtcagacccccgatcctatcggaggccagactcgggataggcgtgttcgaaaccctagtggtatatggacatgttaaaccagttactaaacTAAGCTAAACAACAGTTATATCAAAATATACTaagtttttttttaggttttagCTAGTAAGGAGCCATTCATAAAATATGGATGCACACAGGGCttaaatagacttaactgcaacatttgacccaaaaacaaatcactagccgtcgggcatggcaatggtagttagttacttactagcccaacattgaatatcactagccatgggagtggggctaccataatccagaaACCCGGGCACAAAATCTGTGAATTtctcaggggacaatatttcaagaTCTTAGGTAatcagaaaggaaaggaaatgttttatttaatgacgcactcaacacatttttttttacagttatatggcatcggacatatggttacggcccacacagatattgagagaaaacccactgttgccacttcatgggctactcttttcgattagcagcaatggatcttttatatgcaccatcccacagacaggatagcacataccatgacatttgatataccagtcgtgcacaggctggaatgagaaatagccctgtgggcccactgatagggatcgatcccagaccgaccacacagcAAGCAAGCTCTGTACCATTGATCTACACCCAGCCCCTAGGTAACTGGAAGTCGATTCACATGAAATtcaaaatgcatattaaattttttttaaagtgactttCAGAATGAATAATGGATTTTGCATAACTGACGGTGACCTGTGAACAGAACAGAAGTTTTAGTGAAATATTGCTGCttctccaccccccaccccccccatgTACATCTTTTGCATGTTTATTAACACCACAAGACTCTGTGGGTGTACATCCTTCTTTCACACTGAAAAGTACACTGGATACAATTAAGAGCTTAGCAGATATTGTCTATAAGCGACCCACCCCCCTGCTCCCGCAGTATTCTCTTTGTACATAATGCCCAAACCCCTATCCCTCCTGAGGATGTAAATACTTAATAGATGGCGATTCTTATTACCAGAGTTATCACCTGGAGTGTTCGcattacagggctagctctggcactcgccaaattcgcaaatttcaaaaacaattggcgaattttattttaatttggcgggaaaaaaatatgtaataattgatattttgatacaaaataactgtttttttcaattttcacagataatttggcgaaattttctgctaacgcagagctagccctgtattaatagtttgtgtgtgtttattggtGTTCaccacaaaataacaacaatattgtCTGAAAACGAGTAAATATGTGTGGCACGATAGCATTCTCAAAAAAACGTCTGAATATGACACATGAAATTTCAACGGAACGCATGTTTGGGTACCTGTTTTTCGTTGGGAATATCATTAACGAAGCATTAAATTTAGGAATTTCATTTAtgctaaaaattattaaatacagggcttctagaattttttataaaaatccactagccatgggaatcattgattttaaaaatttaccagccatgattaaaaattcactagcccatacaattttactactaataataatcagatatatgtcacctaaagagggagatagagtttAAAAACCCTTCGATttggatattcatatttacaaaataagacttaaatgcaactttttttatcactagccatcgggcatttcgatagtagttatttactagcccaacattgaatatcactagccatgggagtggggctaccataatctagaagccctgttaaatatagatattttgggattccatcACCTAATCTTATGCTTGtcaggggcggcacagtgtaaaaCAATAGTGATATGGCTCAaggttgccagactctcctttcaaattcacgtgtgaaggacattttcacagatataacCCCCATTAAAAAAATGGTACCGTCTGACACAAAATTTTGGATTTAAACAAGCACAAAATCCTTCTATTaattaccacagcctttggtataccagtcatggtgcactggttagaaagagaaatagccaaactggcccaccaatggggatcaattctaactgcacatcaagcatacactttaccactggtctacatcttGCCCTGGCCAGGAAATGCAATAGAAGATTTATTTAACATAAACACCTTTTAAACACACTGCCACCAAATAAAATACTCCTACTGATGAAGCAGCAAGGGATAcgttatatatgcactttcccatagataggactgtacata
It encodes:
- the LOC121391624 gene encoding AMME syndrome candidate gene 1 protein homolog; this translates as MAASCCGVKRQKLNNSMPAVCCNGSSVHSNYHKNGYTVAVADMCFFCFDVLHSHLYSYEQPKSPIFTNESFPLFVTWKIGRDRRLRGCIGTFSATSLHGGLREYAVTSAVKDSRFSPILKEEFHKLHCSVSILTHFEEAGDCMDWEVGIHGIRIEFVNEKGHKKTATYLPEVAVEQGWDRIQTIDSLLHKGGFKGPITHEVRKSIRLTRYRSEKITVSYHDYQAEKLSKQRA